A single window of Oncorhynchus keta strain PuntledgeMale-10-30-2019 chromosome 34, Oket_V2, whole genome shotgun sequence DNA harbors:
- the LOC118367772 gene encoding glyceraldehyde-3-phosphate dehydrogenase-like isoform X1 has product MCLPIRVTITTKSTATMSDLCVGINGFGRIGRLVLRACLQKGIKVVAINDPFIDLQYMVYMFKYDSTHGRYKGEVSMEDGKLIVDDHSISVFQCMKPHEIPWGNAGADYVVESTGVFLSIDKASSHIQGGAKRVVVSAPSPDAPMFVMGVNEDKYDPSSMTIVSNASCTTNCLAPLAKVIHDNFGIEEALMTTVHAYTATQKTVDGPSAKAWRDGRGAHQNIIPASTGAAKAVGKVIPELNGKLTGMAFRVPVADVSVVDLTCRLSRPGSYAEIKEAVKKAAEGPMKGYLGYTEDSVVSSDFIGDTHSSIFDAGAGISLNDNFVKLISWYDNEFGYSHRVADLLLYMHSKE; this is encoded by the exons GGTCACCATCACAACCAAATCAACAGCAACTATGTCAGACCTCTGTGTTGGAATCAACGG aTTTGGCCGTATTGGCCGCCTGGTCCTCAGGGCCTGCCTGCAGAAGGGGATCAAAGTCGTTGCCATCAACGATCCCTTCATCGACCTGCAGTACATG GTTTACATGTTCAAGTATGACTCCACCCACGGCCGTTACAAAGGTGAGGTGAGCATGGAGGACGGGAAGCTGATTGTGGACGACCACTCCATCTCCGTATTCCAGTG tATGAAGCCCCATGAGATCCCATGGGGTAACGCCGGTGCCGATTACGTCGTTGAGTCCACCGGAGTCTTCCTCAGCATTGACAAGGCCTCT tcccacATCCAGGGTGGTGCCAAGCGGGTGGTTGTGTCTGCCCCCTCCCCCGACGCCCCCATGTTCGTCATGGGAGTCAACGAGGACAAGTACGACCCCTCCAGCATGACCATCGTCAG TAATGCATCTTGCACGACTAACTGCCTGGCCCCCCTGGCTAAGGTCATCCACGACAACTTCGGCATCGAGGAGGCCCTCATG ACCACAGTCCACGCCTACACCGCCACCCAGAAGACTGTGGACGGCCCTTCTGCCAAGGCATGGCGCGATGGCCGTGGTGCCCACCAGAACATCATTCCTGCCTCCACCGGAGCTGCCAAGGCTGTGGGCAAGGTCATCCCTGAGCTCAATGG CAAGCTGACTGGCATGGCCTTCCGTGTGCCCGTGGCTGACGTGTCAGTGGTGGACCTAACCTGCCGCCTGTCCCGGCCCGGCAGCTACGCTGAGATCAAGGAGGCTGTCAAGAAGGCCGCCGAAGGACCCATGAAGGGATACCTGGGGTACACTGAGGACTCT GTTGTGTCTTCTGACTTCATTGGAGACACCCACTCCTCCATCTTTGATGCTGGCGCTGGTATCTCCCTCAACGACAACTTTGTCAAACTCATTTCCTG GTATGACAATGAGTTCGGCTACAGCCACCGCGTCGCTGACCTGTTGCTGTACATGCATTCTAAGGAGTAA
- the LOC118367772 gene encoding glyceraldehyde-3-phosphate dehydrogenase-like isoform X2 yields the protein MSDLCVGINGFGRIGRLVLRACLQKGIKVVAINDPFIDLQYMVYMFKYDSTHGRYKGEVSMEDGKLIVDDHSISVFQCMKPHEIPWGNAGADYVVESTGVFLSIDKASSHIQGGAKRVVVSAPSPDAPMFVMGVNEDKYDPSSMTIVSNASCTTNCLAPLAKVIHDNFGIEEALMTTVHAYTATQKTVDGPSAKAWRDGRGAHQNIIPASTGAAKAVGKVIPELNGKLTGMAFRVPVADVSVVDLTCRLSRPGSYAEIKEAVKKAAEGPMKGYLGYTEDSVVSSDFIGDTHSSIFDAGAGISLNDNFVKLISWYDNEFGYSHRVADLLLYMHSKE from the exons ATGTCAGACCTCTGTGTTGGAATCAACGG aTTTGGCCGTATTGGCCGCCTGGTCCTCAGGGCCTGCCTGCAGAAGGGGATCAAAGTCGTTGCCATCAACGATCCCTTCATCGACCTGCAGTACATG GTTTACATGTTCAAGTATGACTCCACCCACGGCCGTTACAAAGGTGAGGTGAGCATGGAGGACGGGAAGCTGATTGTGGACGACCACTCCATCTCCGTATTCCAGTG tATGAAGCCCCATGAGATCCCATGGGGTAACGCCGGTGCCGATTACGTCGTTGAGTCCACCGGAGTCTTCCTCAGCATTGACAAGGCCTCT tcccacATCCAGGGTGGTGCCAAGCGGGTGGTTGTGTCTGCCCCCTCCCCCGACGCCCCCATGTTCGTCATGGGAGTCAACGAGGACAAGTACGACCCCTCCAGCATGACCATCGTCAG TAATGCATCTTGCACGACTAACTGCCTGGCCCCCCTGGCTAAGGTCATCCACGACAACTTCGGCATCGAGGAGGCCCTCATG ACCACAGTCCACGCCTACACCGCCACCCAGAAGACTGTGGACGGCCCTTCTGCCAAGGCATGGCGCGATGGCCGTGGTGCCCACCAGAACATCATTCCTGCCTCCACCGGAGCTGCCAAGGCTGTGGGCAAGGTCATCCCTGAGCTCAATGG CAAGCTGACTGGCATGGCCTTCCGTGTGCCCGTGGCTGACGTGTCAGTGGTGGACCTAACCTGCCGCCTGTCCCGGCCCGGCAGCTACGCTGAGATCAAGGAGGCTGTCAAGAAGGCCGCCGAAGGACCCATGAAGGGATACCTGGGGTACACTGAGGACTCT GTTGTGTCTTCTGACTTCATTGGAGACACCCACTCCTCCATCTTTGATGCTGGCGCTGGTATCTCCCTCAACGACAACTTTGTCAAACTCATTTCCTG GTATGACAATGAGTTCGGCTACAGCCACCGCGTCGCTGACCTGTTGCTGTACATGCATTCTAAGGAGTAA